One part of the Desulfonema ishimotonii genome encodes these proteins:
- a CDS encoding amidohydrolase — MADLIAINGNIQTQNPQRPRAEALAVCGGRISAVGDTAEIRAMARPGTQVIDLKGRLTLPGFTESHIHFYDWSVGRKWPEISAVRSLGELLSVVRAAAGDPAKREVSGGWIIGQGWNESGWPEGRMPNRDDLDRVAGQRPVILWRSDLHLAVASSRALSLAGITAQTPDPDQGVICRDKTGRPTGILQDLAINRVKAEIPAVTEAEAMSAMTDAMSALHALGITGIHDLRLMDGTEGPPCFRALQRLNAENRLRLRVWTCIPGHLMDDAIRLGLRTGMGDDMLRIGHVKLFSDGGLGAHTAWMSEPFADGSCGIPLRPMSDIADMLRRAEGAGLAVAVHAIGDRANRELIRVFEQLERERPESAHHTRSRVPHRMEHLQLMQTEDIERLARLDIVGSVQPRQATDDIILTDRELGERGRLAYRFRDMLTHGIPLTFGSDCPVTAPDPLSGIHAAVTRQREDGTPEGGWYPEQRIRVAQAIHGYTVGPAKATGQWADAGSLTPGKLADFVVTDRDIRTADPGEIPETRVVLTVLGGNVVYEG, encoded by the coding sequence ATGGCCGATCTGATCGCAATAAACGGGAACATACAGACTCAGAATCCGCAAAGACCCCGTGCCGAGGCGCTGGCGGTCTGCGGCGGGCGCATTTCAGCGGTGGGGGATACTGCGGAAATCCGGGCGATGGCCCGGCCCGGCACACAGGTCATCGACCTGAAAGGACGGCTGACCCTGCCGGGGTTCACTGAATCCCACATCCATTTTTACGACTGGTCCGTCGGGCGGAAGTGGCCGGAGATCTCAGCCGTCCGGTCACTCGGGGAGTTGCTCTCCGTTGTCCGGGCGGCTGCCGGAGACCCGGCAAAAAGAGAAGTGTCCGGCGGCTGGATTATCGGGCAGGGCTGGAATGAATCCGGCTGGCCCGAAGGGCGGATGCCGAACCGGGACGATCTCGACAGGGTTGCCGGGCAGAGGCCGGTCATACTCTGGCGTTCGGACCTTCATCTGGCGGTTGCCAGCAGCAGAGCCCTGTCTCTGGCCGGGATTACAGCGCAGACCCCGGACCCGGATCAGGGCGTGATCTGCCGCGATAAAACGGGTCGTCCCACCGGCATTTTGCAGGATCTCGCCATCAACCGGGTCAAAGCGGAAATCCCGGCGGTTACGGAAGCGGAGGCCATGTCTGCCATGACCGACGCCATGTCCGCCCTCCACGCGCTGGGCATTACCGGTATCCATGATCTCCGGCTCATGGATGGCACCGAAGGGCCGCCGTGTTTCCGGGCGTTGCAGCGTCTGAATGCGGAAAACCGGCTGAGGCTGCGCGTCTGGACATGTATTCCGGGCCACCTGATGGATGACGCGATCCGGCTGGGACTTCGCACCGGCATGGGCGACGACATGCTCCGCATCGGCCATGTGAAACTCTTTTCCGACGGCGGCCTGGGGGCGCATACGGCCTGGATGTCGGAGCCGTTCGCAGACGGAAGCTGCGGCATCCCGCTCCGGCCCATGAGCGACATTGCCGATATGCTCCGGCGCGCCGAAGGAGCCGGACTGGCGGTGGCGGTTCACGCCATCGGCGACCGGGCCAATCGGGAACTGATCCGCGTGTTTGAGCAACTGGAAAGAGAGCGGCCCGAATCGGCGCATCATACCCGATCCCGTGTCCCCCACCGGATGGAACACCTCCAGCTGATGCAGACGGAGGATATTGAACGGCTGGCCCGGCTGGATATCGTGGGATCGGTTCAGCCCCGGCAGGCCACGGACGATATTATTCTCACGGACAGGGAGCTCGGTGAGCGGGGCCGTCTGGCCTACCGGTTCCGGGATATGCTGACCCACGGTATTCCGCTGACCTTCGGCTCCGACTGCCCGGTCACAGCGCCTGATCCCCTCAGCGGTATTCACGCGGCAGTGACCCGGCAGCGGGAAGACGGCACACCCGAAGGCGGATGGTATCCTGAACAGCGCATCCGCGTGGCTCAGGCGATTCACGGGTACACGGTCGGCCCGGCAAAGGCCACCGGCCAATGGGCGGATGCGGGCAGCCTCACCCCCGGAAAGCTGGCGGATTTCGTGGTGACAGACCGGGACATCCGTACAGCCGACCCGGGGGAGATTCCTGAAACCCGCGTGGTGCTGACGGTACTGGGCGGGAATGTGGTGTATGAGGGATAG
- a CDS encoding methyl-accepting chemotaxis protein → MQIPTDPINTIVQRRQGMGKTGETYLVGKSDGKIALRSDLVTASGKNEIYGIGHEISTPYIKKALAGNRGQEVYTDSQGNLVMVAYHPLAIEGLNWACISKIDLEEAIAPGKEGEQQDFFSQYIGEYGYYDLFLIHPGGKVFYSVARKKDYSTDMVSGTYAGSGLGKLVRRVLETRTFGMADFAPYAPSNNEPAAFMAEPVIHNGQVQLIVALQLNLKGIDSIMQQRQGMGERGETYLVGADYLMRSNSYLDRENRSVITSFADPARGSVKTKAVEKALKGETGEEVITDYNGNPVLSAFTPLKIDEEITWALLAEIDATEVRKPVRDLTLSILIFGGIIAALVGVCAFFISRGIAAPLSEITDFTKAVAAGDLGAEIHIDQKDEIGILTQALTDMKGNISGFSEEMERLVQSVREGRLEIRADADRFGGSWGELVAGVNRLVDAFVAPVNLTAEYVERISRGDIPEQITEAYKGDFNKIKDGLNLLTDTTRGILRETAGLIQAIQAGNLKARGNGELFMGDWCGLVIEINKLIDAFVAPINMTAEYIDRIAKGDTPERITAQYRGDFNTIKDNLNLLIAATKEMTAIVEDMASGDLTHEIRERSDRDQLMRVLNAMIRKLNQVIVSAKSVAGNVAATSQEMSSVSEQMSGGASKQAASAEEVSASMEEMAANIRQNADNAMETEKIALKSAQDARTGGKEVAETMTAMKKIAETITVIDDIARQTDMLALNAAIEAARAGEHGKGFAVVAAEVRKLAARSRKAANEIGTLSSSSVRIAESAGGMLARLVPDIQKTAELVQEISAACSEQNSGAAQINQALQQLDQVVQQNVTASEEMAATAEELSGQAELLRGTIAFFTISDHLLGKTARPEEERDAAGEDGQSSGTQGRNRGPERPDRAGKPKTGPSLSGYGFEMGKKDNSDEIDNTFETY, encoded by the coding sequence TTGCAGATTCCCACGGATCCCATCAACACCATTGTCCAGAGGCGCCAGGGCATGGGAAAGACCGGCGAAACCTATCTGGTCGGAAAATCTGACGGGAAAATCGCCCTGCGGAGCGACCTTGTTACGGCCAGCGGGAAAAATGAAATTTATGGGATCGGCCATGAGATCTCAACGCCCTATATCAAAAAGGCATTGGCGGGCAACAGGGGGCAGGAGGTTTATACCGACAGCCAGGGCAACCTGGTCATGGTCGCCTACCACCCCCTGGCCATAGAGGGGCTGAACTGGGCCTGCATTTCCAAGATCGACCTGGAAGAGGCCATTGCGCCCGGAAAAGAAGGGGAGCAACAGGATTTCTTTTCCCAATATATCGGGGAATACGGCTATTATGACCTCTTCCTGATCCACCCCGGGGGAAAGGTCTTCTACTCGGTCGCCAGGAAAAAGGATTACAGCACCGATATGGTGAGCGGCACCTATGCCGGTTCCGGGCTTGGGAAGCTGGTCCGGCGGGTGCTGGAAACCCGGACCTTCGGCATGGCCGACTTTGCGCCTTATGCCCCCAGCAATAACGAGCCTGCGGCCTTTATGGCAGAGCCGGTCATCCACAACGGTCAGGTTCAGCTGATTGTGGCCCTTCAGCTGAACCTGAAGGGCATCGACAGCATCATGCAGCAGCGCCAGGGCATGGGCGAGAGAGGGGAGACCTATCTGGTGGGGGCCGATTATCTCATGCGGTCCAACTCCTATCTGGACAGGGAAAACCGTTCGGTCATCACCTCTTTTGCCGACCCGGCCAGGGGAAGCGTGAAGACCAAAGCGGTTGAAAAGGCGTTGAAGGGCGAAACCGGTGAAGAGGTCATCACGGACTATAACGGCAACCCGGTCCTCTCGGCCTTTACGCCTCTGAAAATTGACGAAGAGATCACCTGGGCTCTGCTGGCGGAGATTGACGCGACAGAAGTCAGGAAGCCGGTGCGGGATCTCACCCTTTCCATCCTGATCTTCGGAGGAATCATCGCCGCACTGGTGGGCGTGTGTGCGTTCTTCATATCAAGGGGAATTGCCGCCCCCCTCTCTGAAATCACCGATTTCACCAAGGCTGTTGCAGCCGGAGACCTTGGGGCCGAGATTCACATAGACCAGAAGGATGAGATCGGCATCCTCACGCAGGCGCTGACCGATATGAAGGGGAATATAAGCGGGTTCTCAGAGGAGATGGAACGGCTGGTTCAAAGCGTCCGGGAGGGCAGGCTGGAAATCCGGGCCGATGCGGACCGGTTCGGCGGAAGCTGGGGGGAACTCGTCGCCGGTGTCAACAGGCTGGTCGATGCGTTCGTCGCCCCTGTCAACCTGACCGCGGAATATGTGGAGCGGATCTCCAGAGGGGATATCCCCGAACAGATTACCGAAGCGTACAAGGGGGACTTCAACAAAATCAAAGACGGCCTCAACCTGCTGACCGATACCACGCGCGGGATTCTCAGGGAGACGGCAGGCCTGATTCAGGCGATTCAGGCAGGCAATCTGAAGGCCCGCGGCAATGGGGAGCTGTTTATGGGCGACTGGTGCGGCCTTGTCATTGAAATCAACAAGCTGATCGACGCCTTTGTGGCCCCCATCAATATGACTGCCGAGTATATCGACCGGATCGCCAAAGGGGATACGCCGGAGAGGATCACCGCCCAATACCGGGGCGACTTCAATACAATCAAGGACAACCTGAACCTGCTCATTGCCGCCACGAAGGAAATGACGGCCATTGTCGAGGATATGGCATCTGGCGACCTGACCCATGAGATCCGGGAGCGCTCGGACCGGGACCAGCTCATGCGGGTCCTGAACGCCATGATCAGGAAGCTGAACCAGGTGATCGTCAGCGCAAAGTCGGTTGCCGGCAATGTCGCCGCCACCAGCCAGGAAATGAGCTCCGTTTCGGAACAGATGTCGGGCGGGGCCTCCAAACAGGCCGCATCGGCAGAAGAGGTATCGGCCTCTATGGAGGAGATGGCCGCCAACATCCGGCAGAATGCGGACAACGCAATGGAAACGGAGAAGATCGCCCTCAAGTCGGCCCAGGATGCCCGGACCGGCGGAAAGGAGGTGGCCGAGACCATGACCGCCATGAAAAAGATCGCCGAGACGATAACGGTCATTGACGATATCGCCCGGCAGACGGACATGCTGGCCCTCAATGCGGCCATCGAAGCGGCACGGGCCGGAGAACACGGCAAGGGGTTTGCGGTGGTGGCCGCCGAGGTCCGCAAGCTGGCCGCCCGGAGTCGGAAGGCCGCAAACGAAATCGGCACCCTCTCCTCATCCAGCGTCAGAATCGCCGAGAGTGCCGGAGGGATGCTGGCCCGGCTCGTGCCGGACATTCAGAAGACGGCAGAGCTGGTTCAGGAAATCAGCGCCGCGTGCAGCGAACAGAATTCGGGCGCAGCCCAGATCAATCAGGCTCTCCAGCAACTGGATCAGGTGGTCCAGCAGAACGTCACCGCATCCGAGGAAATGGCCGCCACGGCCGAAGAGCTGTCCGGCCAGGCCGAACTGCTCCGGGGCACCATAGCGTTCTTTACCATCTCCGACCATCTCCTCGGGAAGACCGCCCGTCCGGAGGAGGAGAGGGACGCGGCCGGAGAAGACGGCCAGTCCTCCGGCACACAGGGCCGGAATCGCGGACCAGAAAGGCCGGACAGGGCCGGAAAGCCGAAGACCGGGCCATCTTTGTCAGGCTATGGCTTTGAAATGGGGAAAAAGGACAACAGCGATGAGATTGACAACACATTTGAAACTTACTGA
- a CDS encoding 4Fe-4S binding protein — protein MIVYFLPFDKRIPKSNKTGRNASEAWAMAYIETNRLIVNINTHLAAVLEGMGFESVVLPPTHNFDTDKLISDWSHKHVAYIAGLGNFGEHHLLITDKGCCGRLGSIITSAKIPPSQRSEAAYCLEKYGKSCGVCVEKCPTGALRPDGFDRHACYDLLLENADIFEEKGLADVCGKCSCIVPCSFKNPVAKLAANETKAE, from the coding sequence GTGATTGTCTATTTTCTGCCCTTTGACAAACGCATTCCCAAGTCCAACAAAACCGGCCGCAACGCTTCAGAGGCGTGGGCTATGGCCTATATTGAGACCAACCGGCTTATCGTGAACATCAACACCCATCTGGCCGCCGTTCTGGAGGGCATGGGATTTGAATCCGTCGTCCTGCCGCCGACCCACAATTTTGACACGGACAAACTGATCAGCGACTGGTCCCACAAGCATGTGGCCTACATTGCCGGACTGGGGAATTTCGGAGAACATCATCTGCTGATTACGGATAAAGGGTGCTGCGGCCGGCTGGGCAGCATTATCACCAGTGCGAAGATTCCCCCGTCCCAACGCTCCGAAGCGGCATATTGCCTGGAAAAATACGGCAAATCCTGTGGCGTATGCGTTGAAAAATGTCCCACGGGTGCGCTCCGGCCCGACGGATTCGACCGCCACGCATGTTATGACCTTTTGCTGGAGAATGCCGACATCTTCGAGGAGAAAGGATTGGCCGATGTCTGCGGCAAATGTTCCTGCATTGTGCCGTGTTCCTTTAAAAATCCCGTGGCAAAACTGGCTGCCAATGAAACGAAAGCGGAATAA